The Streptococcus oralis region CTTGACCTTTTCCGATACTCTTGCCCTCAACCATAACTTCTACATCAAAAACTTTATCATGGGCAGGCCCCGTCTCAGAGGTCACCTGGTAGCGAATATCCACATCGCCATTAACCTGGAGCAACTCTTGCAGGTGTGTCTTGTAATCCTTAATCATTTCAAAGTCACCTGCTTCAACCTTGGGAATCATGATCTGATAGATGAACTCTTTTACTCTAGCAACATCCTTGTCCAAAAGCAATGCTCCCAAAAAGGCTTCAAAGGCATCTCCAAGAATGGTGTCACGATTGCGCCCACCAGACTTTTCTTCTCCTTTTCCTAGCTTGATAAACTGATCAAACTGGCAATCACGCGCAAAACCAGCCAAACTCTCCTCACGGACAATCATAGCACGGAGTTTGGACAAATCTCCCTCTGGTTTCTTAGGATATTTTTTATACAGATATTCTGAAATCAATAATTGCAGAACAGCGTCTCCTAAAAATTCCAAGCGCTCATTGTGTGAAATTTTTAAGAGGCGGTGCTCATTGGCATAACTCGTATGAGTAAAGGCCGTTTCCAGTAAGTTTTTGTCTGCAAATTCGATTGCAAAACGCTTCTTTAGTACAGTTTGTAATTCTTTCATACCAACCTCTTTCTAACTGATAACAGTCTCTTTTATTATATCAAAAAAAGCCCCCTGAGTCACTTTAAAACGGGACTAGAGGTAGAGGGGGGTTAAGCATTTTTTAGAACAAACTTTTCAATTTTAGGAGCAAACTTGGGGCGAGATAAAGAAAAAAGCCTTATTTAAGGCTTTCATAGGCTATTTACATCCACCCTGAGGGAATCGAACCCCCATCTCAAGAACCGGAATCTTACGTGATATCCATTACACTAAGGGTGGAAACTTGTCTTATTATAACAGAAATTTGCTCTAATAACAAGTTTTTTATGGGTAGACTATCCATCCATTAGTGGGATGCATCCCCGTTCCAGATAGAGTTTTTCACGATAACATAATCAACGTGTTTGAGATCGGCAACTTTTCGTCCACCTGCGTAGGAAATGGCACTTTGCAAGTCCTGCTCCATCTCAGTAAGGGTATCTTGCAAGTGTCCTTTGGCAGGCAGTAAGATGCGCTTACCTTCCACATTTTTATAGGCTCCTTTTTGATATTGAGAAGCTGAACCATAGTATTCTTTGAACTGTTCGCCATCGACTTCAATCGTCTTTCCTGGGCTTTCGATATGTCCTGCAAATAGGGAACCAATCATGACCATGCTGGCACCGAAACGGATAGACTTGGCAATATCACCATGAGTACGAATGCCACCATCAGCGATGATCGGTTTGCGAGCAGCCTTAGCACACCAGCGAAGGGCAGCCAATTGCCAGCCACCTGTACCAAAACCAGTCTTGACCTTGGTGATACAAACCTTACCAGGACCGATGCCAACCTTAGTAGCATCCGCACCGGCATTTTCCAATTCACGAACAGCTTCTGGTGTCCCCACATTGCCAGCAATGACAAAAGTATTTGGTAATTCTTTCTTAATGTGTTGAATCATAGAAATCACGCTATCCGCATGACCATGAGCAATATCAATCGTGATATACTCAGGAGCATCAGCCTTGAGTTGGCTAACAAAGTCATACTCGTAATCCTTGACACCAACAGAAATGGAAGCAATGAGCCCTTGATCGTGCATACACTTGATAAAAGGAATGCGCCCCTCTTCATCAAAACGGTGCATAATGTAAAAGTAACCGCCTTTAGCCAGTTGCTCTGCTACGTTCTCATCCAAAATCGTCTGCATATTTGCTGGTACAACAGGTAGTTTGAAAGTGTGATTTCCAAGTGTGACACTTGTATCCGCTTCTGCACGACTTTTAATGACACATTTATTTGGGATCAACTGAATATCTTCGTAATCAAAAATTGGAAATTCATTTAACATATCGATGTCTCGTTTCTTTTGTAATGACCTACCTATGCTTGCGCATCTCTACGTCTTTTTCCGACGTTTCCTTAATTAATTATAAACCAAAGTACAGTTTTTGTCAAATATTTTCAATTATAAAACAATAATGTTCGGTTTTTATAATTCAAATATAAAAAGTGAGGAGATTAGTTTCTCCCCACTTCCTTATCAATATTTCTTTTAAAAATTGCTTCGGAGCTTTCCATCATTTCACAAAATTCATTATAAGATGAAGCATTCTGAGGAATATGGATAGACAATTTCTTCAACAAAGCTCCATAACCTGCTAGCTTTCCTATCTCATTATCAACAACCTTGTGCTTGCTCGGAAAAACAAGTCCAGCTTTCTCAGCTTTTATAATATAAGAATAGGAAATCAACTGGAACAAGTCCTCACGATTGATTCCTTTTTCAGTAAACTCCAGTTTCTTATATTTAGCATCTAAAACAGTCTTTCGTTCTCTGTCATAAAAATCTGGATATACCTTTCGTTTCCCAACAGAAAATACTGAAATTCCATCCGTCTTATCTTTATTTCGTGGATGAATGAAACCTTTTGGCAACAAGCTGTGAACATACTCTTCCCAAAGCCAGGCAACATCAAAGAGAATACCATGTACCCTTTGAGATTGAGGGCCAAGACCATGCTTTTCTCTACTCAGAATCATCAAGCAGAGTTCCTGTAACTTTCTGTACTCTCTGAAGTAGGCGTGTCGGATGGGTTTCGTTTTATTCATTCTGATAATCTTGGCACGATCAGCTAGTTTATAAGCTGGAGTTGCACGGATAATTTCAGCTATATTTTCACGATTACTATCGAGTAGTGCTCCAAAACTTTTTTGAGTCTTTATGTACTCAATCGTATGCCGAATCAATTGCATGAGTGGATTATCATAGGTAAACTCTCTTGTTGTATAGGCAACATTTCCCATAAAAGGAACATTTCTCTTAAGATGATTTCCTACATCTATCACTCCCTGTACATGACTGTCGTTATAAGAAAATCTCTGGTATTCCTTATAAAGACCTTTTCTGAGAGCAGCTTGTAAATACTTGGGAAAGAGGTAAACCAAGAGTTGATAGAGTTTATCTTCAGGAGATAAACCGACATCCAAACTAGTCAGATTGATATTGAGAACCTTTTGTAAAAGATAATGCAAAAAATGGTCATTACTTTCATCAGAAAAACGAGAGGCAATCGTTAATCTTTCCTGACCATATCCAAGAAAACCAATCACATTCCCAGTCTTAATTTCCTGATTGAACGTTTCAAAGATTTTTTGATCCCTTTCTAAGTCAGAAGAATTCTTTAAATCATTTGGGAAAATAAAGATACTGTCCTCTATAGAAAGGTTATCCAGTGTTCTATCAAGAAGGGCTTGACTTAGTTTGGGAAATTCTGCGACAAAATCTTCTCTAGCAATTTTATAATGATTATCAGTTATCCGCATTATCATCACCAGTATCTTGCTGAACTGTTTGCTCGTTATTTGTCAGGTCAAATGCTTTTTTCAACGTATCCAGAGTTTCGGCCTCCTCATAAGAACCACGTAAGTAATCTTCCAATAGAGGTTTGAGGTAATCAGACCAGAGTAACTCATAGTCAAAATCCACATCCTTCAACTTAAGGAAATAACTTGGTCCGATATGATAATGACTATTTAGCTCTTGAACGTTTTCGATAGCAGCATTCAAGTTTCTTAGACGAAGTTTTGCTTCTTCGGCTTTATCACCAAGCACCTCATCAAGCATACCAACTTGACTCTCGGCAGTAACTTCAACAAAACGGAAACGACGACGCATAGCAAAATCAAAGGTATCCACTGATCGGTCAATATCATTCATAGTTCCGATGATATAGACATTTTCAGGGATATAAAATTTCTCATCAGTCTCATGTAAATTAGCATATTGGGTAGAAACACTTCCCTTTTCACCACGATAACCAGGGTCAATAGAGAAAAAGAGTTCACCAAAAATCTTTGAAATCTCTCCACGATTGATTTCATCGATGATGAAAACGAATTTCTTGTCTGTGTCAATTTCTGTTGGAGAAATATAATCTTTCAGACCAAATCTTTTCTTTAAAGTTTCTAGGACTTTTTTTCCTTGATTACGATAATAGGGCTGTTTCAGATATTTTTCATCTTTATAGAGTTCATAAACATAAGATTTTGTTAAGCAAGTTCCTTGGGCTTTAGTTTCATAATTGATATTAAAATTATTTCTACTATTTACTGTGAGATAGGAAAATTCTGTCAAATATTCTTTTTCATCTCTGCTATTTACATATTCAAGATAAAGATCCCACGCTTCCTCAAAATTATCTTGGCCTCCAGTTTTTTGAGCTTC contains the following coding sequences:
- the rnc gene encoding ribonuclease III, producing MKELQTVLKKRFAIEFADKNLLETAFTHTSYANEHRLLKISHNERLEFLGDAVLQLLISEYLYKKYPKKPEGDLSKLRAMIVREESLAGFARDCQFDQFIKLGKGEEKSGGRNRDTILGDAFEAFLGALLLDKDVARVKEFIYQIMIPKVEAGDFEMIKDYKTHLQELLQVNGDVDIRYQVTSETGPAHDKVFDVEVMVEGKSIGKGQGRSKKLAEQEAAKNAVEKGLDSCI
- a CDS encoding GMP reductase; protein product: MLNEFPIFDYEDIQLIPNKCVIKSRAEADTSVTLGNHTFKLPVVPANMQTILDENVAEQLAKGGYFYIMHRFDEEGRIPFIKCMHDQGLIASISVGVKDYEYDFVSQLKADAPEYITIDIAHGHADSVISMIQHIKKELPNTFVIAGNVGTPEAVRELENAGADATKVGIGPGKVCITKVKTGFGTGGWQLAALRWCAKAARKPIIADGGIRTHGDIAKSIRFGASMVMIGSLFAGHIESPGKTIEVDGEQFKEYYGSASQYQKGAYKNVEGKRILLPAKGHLQDTLTEMEQDLQSAISYAGGRKVADLKHVDYVIVKNSIWNGDASH
- a CDS encoding McrC family protein, which produces MRITDNHYKIAREDFVAEFPKLSQALLDRTLDNLSIEDSIFIFPNDLKNSSDLERDQKIFETFNQEIKTGNVIGFLGYGQERLTIASRFSDESNDHFLHYLLQKVLNINLTSLDVGLSPEDKLYQLLVYLFPKYLQAALRKGLYKEYQRFSYNDSHVQGVIDVGNHLKRNVPFMGNVAYTTREFTYDNPLMQLIRHTIEYIKTQKSFGALLDSNRENIAEIIRATPAYKLADRAKIIRMNKTKPIRHAYFREYRKLQELCLMILSREKHGLGPQSQRVHGILFDVAWLWEEYVHSLLPKGFIHPRNKDKTDGISVFSVGKRKVYPDFYDRERKTVLDAKYKKLEFTEKGINREDLFQLISYSYIIKAEKAGLVFPSKHKVVDNEIGKLAGYGALLKKLSIHIPQNASSYNEFCEMMESSEAIFKRNIDKEVGRN
- a CDS encoding AAA family ATPase codes for the protein MEEKLNYWMIVAGGGGKVWSLFKEESIACIDFDSNLSNILDYNNPEELKQGKQRNLFIWKFAHDIKINDYIIATSGFNKILGIGQCVKTYYFDETKTEFKHCIGVNWLKVDGGWEYQGKKGTRQTINWDRNSERINLYKSILNGTYRKNIEKVVMNKNINDYLDKLRKSKNLILRGAPGTGKTYLAKEIAKELTGGNEDQIEFVQFHPSYDYTDFVEGLRPILVNDGQINFGLQDGIFKKFCQKAKEAQKTGGQDNFEEAWDLYLEYVNSRDEKEYLTEFSYLTVNSRNNFNINYETKAQGTCLTKSYVYELYKDEKYLKQPYYRNQGKKVLETLKKRFGLKDYISPTEIDTDKKFVFIIDEINRGEISKIFGELFFSIDPGYRGEKGSVSTQYANLHETDEKFYIPENVYIIGTMNDIDRSVDTFDFAMRRRFRFVEVTAESQVGMLDEVLGDKAEEAKLRLRNLNAAIENVQELNSHYHIGPSYFLKLKDVDFDYELLWSDYLKPLLEDYLRGSYEEAETLDTLKKAFDLTNNEQTVQQDTGDDNADN